In Providencia sneebia DSM 19967, one DNA window encodes the following:
- the raiA gene encoding ribosome-associated translation inhibitor RaiA gives MIVNITSKQMDITPAIRDHIESRLTKLNKWQVSLINTHVVLSKDPHGFIVDANIKTATGKLVASAKHEDMYVAINELINKLERQLNKAQHKGESRRANNSVKEANLVTL, from the coding sequence ATGATAGTGAACATAACTAGCAAACAAATGGATATTACCCCCGCTATCCGCGATCATATTGAGAGCCGTCTAACGAAGCTAAATAAATGGCAAGTCTCTTTAATTAACACACATGTTGTTTTATCCAAAGATCCACATGGTTTTATTGTGGATGCAAATATAAAAACCGCTACAGGTAAACTCGTAGCAAGTGCTAAACATGAAGATATGTATGTTGCTATAAATGAATTAATTAACAAACTCGAAAGACAACTAAACAAAGCACAACATAAAGGAGAATCAAGAAGAGCAAACAATAGTGTAAAAGAAGCGAACCTCGTTACGTTATAA